One Pseudomonas entomophila genomic window carries:
- a CDS encoding class II aldolase/adducin family protein yields MPEMKLASLEPSRSGLPAWFDITIGTSILQYGQRLATRELLVNTLGNIVVRRYCPHWKREVMYTKHLGLSLEESGLEHLAVLDMQSDELLHGLCRPSLGHQMHREIMRCRPDIHATVHLHPDDVIAFFSVMQWRQMKYVSNDTALVMGKPPCILGEGVNVELDVSAIGRCAGATNCIVMPGHGITSFGRDLSEAYHRAVAFVAEIRRLITCQQLSAATGKPVSFASEDEVQHMYELGEQVIYGSART; encoded by the coding sequence ATGCCTGAGATGAAACTCGCCAGCCTTGAACCTTCACGGTCAGGACTGCCCGCCTGGTTCGACATCACGATTGGCACCAGCATACTGCAGTATGGTCAGCGCCTGGCCACACGCGAACTGCTCGTCAATACCTTGGGCAACATCGTCGTGCGCAGGTACTGTCCTCACTGGAAGCGTGAGGTGATGTATACCAAGCACCTCGGCCTGTCGCTCGAGGAATCCGGCCTGGAGCACCTGGCCGTACTGGATATGCAGTCCGATGAGCTGTTGCACGGGCTCTGCCGCCCCAGCCTGGGGCATCAGATGCATCGCGAAATCATGCGTTGCCGGCCCGATATCCATGCCACAGTGCACCTGCATCCTGATGATGTCATCGCTTTTTTTTCCGTCATGCAATGGCGTCAGATGAAGTACGTGTCGAACGACACCGCGCTGGTCATGGGCAAGCCGCCCTGCATTCTTGGCGAGGGTGTAAATGTCGAACTTGACGTCAGCGCCATCGGCCGATGTGCAGGCGCCACCAACTGCATTGTTATGCCTGGCCACGGCATCACCAGTTTCGGTCGCGACCTCTCGGAGGCCTACCATCGCGCCGTGGCATTCGTCGCGGAAATTCGTCGGTTGATCACCTGTCAGCAGTTGTCGGCGGCAACCGGAAAACCGGTTTCATTTGCCAGTGAAGACGAGGTGCAACACATGTATGAACTCGGCGAGCAGGTCATCTATGGGAGTGCGCGTACATGA
- the peaA gene encoding quinohemoprotein amine dehydrogenase subunit alpha gives MKTTRLRRRAGTLALVATALLSAQAMAAEQGPSLLQNKCMGCHIPEGNDSYSRISHQRKTPEGWLMSIARMQVMHGLSISDDDRRTLVKYLADKQGLAPSETEGVRYAMERRLNTVEHFDDQLSQICGRCHSGARVALQRRPAQEWEHLVNFHLSQWPSLEYQAQARDRDWLDIALKQMVPDLAKRFPLDNPAWAEWLKNRPKAEALAGQWAFSGHMLAKGDVRGIMNVSADQGDTFKVEVKGTYADGTPFNGSGSAILYNGYEWRGNVKVGDANLRQVFAAIDGQMKGRMFEAEHDERGLDFSASKAGQARLLAVQPAFIKAGGDSEITLVGSDLSGTPVLGAGVEVTEVLESTPTLIRVKARAAQDAAVGQREVAVGALKGVQLAVYDKVDEVKVVPAFSIARIGENGASVPKVQGRFEAEAWGRDASGQPMRIGYLPATWKVEPFNERAVEDEDLKFAGQMQADGVFVPGGAGPNPERKMMTNNAGNLKVVATLADGGQQGEGHLIVTVQRWNNPPLP, from the coding sequence TTGAAGACGACTCGACTCCGGCGGCGGGCGGGCACACTGGCGCTGGTCGCCACCGCACTGCTGTCCGCCCAGGCCATGGCGGCCGAGCAGGGCCCGAGCCTGTTGCAGAACAAGTGCATGGGGTGCCATATCCCTGAGGGCAATGACAGCTACAGCCGCATCAGCCACCAGCGCAAGACCCCGGAAGGCTGGCTGATGAGCATCGCCCGCATGCAGGTGATGCACGGCCTGTCGATCAGCGACGACGACCGCCGCACCCTGGTCAAGTACCTGGCCGACAAGCAGGGGCTGGCCCCCAGCGAGACCGAAGGGGTGCGCTATGCCATGGAGCGTCGGCTGAACACCGTCGAACACTTCGACGATCAGCTCAGTCAGATATGCGGGCGCTGCCACTCCGGTGCCCGGGTCGCCCTGCAACGGCGCCCGGCCCAGGAATGGGAGCACCTGGTCAACTTCCATCTCAGCCAGTGGCCGTCCCTCGAGTATCAGGCCCAGGCCCGCGACCGCGACTGGCTGGACATCGCCCTCAAGCAGATGGTGCCGGACCTGGCCAAGCGCTTCCCCCTCGATAACCCGGCCTGGGCCGAATGGCTCAAGAACCGGCCCAAGGCCGAGGCACTGGCCGGGCAGTGGGCGTTCAGCGGCCATATGCTGGCCAAGGGCGATGTGCGCGGAATCATGAACGTCAGCGCCGACCAGGGCGATACCTTCAAGGTCGAGGTCAAGGGCACTTATGCCGACGGCACGCCGTTCAACGGCAGCGGTTCGGCGATCCTCTACAACGGCTATGAGTGGCGCGGCAACGTCAAGGTCGGCGACGCCAACCTGCGCCAGGTATTCGCCGCCATCGACGGGCAGATGAAAGGCCGCATGTTCGAGGCCGAGCACGATGAACGCGGCCTGGACTTCAGTGCCTCCAAGGCCGGCCAGGCCCGCTTGCTGGCGGTGCAGCCGGCGTTCATCAAGGCCGGTGGCGACAGCGAGATCACCCTGGTGGGCAGCGACCTGTCGGGCACGCCGGTGCTGGGGGCGGGCGTGGAGGTTACCGAGGTGCTGGAGTCGACCCCGACGCTGATCCGGGTCAAGGCGCGCGCCGCCCAGGATGCCGCTGTTGGCCAGCGCGAAGTGGCGGTGGGCGCGCTCAAGGGCGTGCAACTGGCGGTGTATGACAAGGTCGACGAGGTCAAGGTAGTGCCGGCGTTCTCCATCGCCCGCATCGGCGAGAACGGTGCCTCGGTGCCCAAGGTCCAGGGCCGTTTCGAGGCCGAGGCCTGGGGCAGGGATGCCAGTGGCCAGCCGATGCGCATCGGCTACCTGCCGGCGACCTGGAAGGTCGAGCCGTTCAACGAGCGGGCCGTCGAGGACGAGGACCTCAAGTTCGCCGGGCAGATGCAGGCCGACGGCGTGTTCGTGCCGGGCGGAGCGGGGCCGAACCCCGAGCGCAAGATGATGACCAACAACGCCGGCAACCTGAAGGTGGTCGCCACGCTCGCCGACGGCGGCCAGCAGGGCGAGGGGCACCTGATCGTCACCGTGCAGCGCTGGAACAACCCGCCACTGCCGTAG
- a CDS encoding SDR family NAD(P)-dependent oxidoreductase, producing MSRLAVVTGGNSGIGEACAWRFAREGYEVVVCGRREERNGEVCDRIRQAGGVAHGYAVDLRDSRALFDCFRRIAIDHPPVTCLVNSIGIEGTPFTRTEDYDDAVFDDVIASNVKAPWQCMRAVLPTMRLARAGSIVNVASLAGIRASATGGSAYSASKHALVGITRATAREYAPFGIRINAVCPAFVRTPLSEGILGDDLESVGGSHPMNRICEAQEVASAVYWLCSQDASFVTGIAMPVDGGTQA from the coding sequence ATGAGCAGATTGGCTGTGGTTACCGGTGGCAACTCCGGTATTGGTGAAGCTTGTGCCTGGCGTTTTGCCAGAGAAGGATACGAGGTGGTTGTTTGCGGACGCCGAGAGGAGCGCAATGGTGAAGTGTGCGACCGCATTCGCCAGGCTGGCGGAGTAGCGCATGGCTATGCCGTCGACCTGCGCGACTCCCGAGCGCTGTTCGACTGCTTTCGCAGAATCGCAATCGATCACCCACCAGTCACATGCCTGGTAAACAGCATCGGTATCGAAGGCACGCCGTTCACTCGTACCGAGGATTATGACGACGCGGTGTTCGACGATGTCATAGCCTCCAATGTCAAGGCGCCCTGGCAGTGCATGAGGGCGGTTCTGCCAACAATGAGACTGGCGCGTGCCGGCAGCATCGTCAATGTCGCTTCCTTGGCTGGAATCCGTGCAAGTGCCACGGGCGGTTCGGCCTACTCTGCGAGCAAGCATGCGCTGGTGGGCATTACCCGTGCCACAGCCCGTGAGTATGCGCCGTTTGGGATCCGTATCAACGCGGTATGCCCGGCATTTGTCCGCACTCCGCTGTCGGAGGGCATCCTTGGAGATGATCTGGAATCGGTAGGAGGCTCCCACCCGATGAACCGTATCTGCGAAGCTCAGGAAGTGGCCAGCGCGGTGTACTGGCTGTGCTCGCAGGACGCGTCATTCGTGACTGGCATCGCGATGCCAGTCGATGGCGGCACTCAGGCATGA
- a CDS encoding pyridoxal phosphate-dependent aminotransferase, protein MLDLNENQFLQPFFARFIATQLQPKDLFTYPNYLPLLSELATYCNVPMQHVLLTNGADQAIDLLLRLLFAPGDRVVIPSPVFSFYYQMLDINGVTPVVVGFEKQAQDFVLPIPAVLDALSTSQGLILCNPNNPLGVRLEQEQLQILVQACVRQNKPVIVDECYYEYLQQSCLDTFSGVKHLFVIRSFSKYFGLAGLRLGYVVTHPDSVRELLKVRGPWDINHVAVKAALYCLRNQDDLRRAHESLDQIKAEIIEICRAHRIVVFGSDTNFLLLQDQDDGSLARAFAESNIRVSDCSGYPHSFGLLHNMLRVAIPAKSDLKVFLMALIRGAGSVAGWGDVKLAVR, encoded by the coding sequence TTGCTGGACTTGAACGAGAACCAGTTTCTGCAACCATTTTTTGCGCGCTTCATTGCGACACAGCTCCAGCCAAAGGACCTGTTCACCTATCCAAACTACCTGCCCCTGCTCAGTGAGTTGGCCACTTACTGCAATGTGCCCATGCAGCATGTACTGTTGACCAATGGTGCGGATCAAGCCATCGACCTGTTGTTGCGATTGCTGTTCGCACCGGGTGATCGTGTCGTCATTCCTTCTCCAGTGTTCTCTTTCTACTACCAGATGCTCGACATCAACGGTGTTACGCCAGTCGTCGTGGGGTTCGAAAAACAAGCACAAGATTTCGTGCTGCCCATCCCAGCTGTGCTCGACGCCTTGTCAACAAGTCAGGGCTTGATCCTCTGCAACCCCAACAATCCGCTGGGGGTGCGGTTGGAGCAGGAGCAATTGCAGATACTGGTGCAAGCCTGCGTCAGGCAGAACAAACCGGTCATTGTTGACGAGTGTTATTACGAATACCTTCAACAGTCCTGTCTGGATACATTCAGCGGGGTCAAGCACTTGTTCGTCATTCGCTCATTCTCCAAGTACTTCGGACTTGCCGGACTGCGTCTGGGGTACGTGGTCACACACCCTGATTCGGTGCGCGAACTGTTGAAAGTAAGAGGCCCCTGGGACATCAATCACGTCGCGGTAAAAGCCGCGCTGTACTGTTTGCGTAATCAAGATGATTTGCGCCGGGCCCATGAAAGCCTCGATCAGATCAAGGCAGAGATTATCGAGATATGCCGTGCTCACAGGATCGTGGTGTTCGGCAGCGACACCAACTTCCTACTGTTGCAGGATCAAGACGATGGCTCTCTGGCACGCGCCTTTGCCGAGAGCAATATTCGCGTGAGCGATTGCTCCGGGTACCCACATAGTTTCGGCCTGCTGCATAACATGCTGCGCGTAGCAATACCAGCGAAATCGGATCTCAAGGTATTCCTGATGGCGTTGATACGTGGGGCTGGCAGCGTGGCAGGCTGGGGGGATGTGAAACTGGCTGTTCGGTAA
- the peaB gene encoding quinohemoprotein amine dehydrogenase maturation protein, protein MGALLNLVERNLHEVQVDADRMLFHIPSSSLFAADAVTGGIIDTLRRQGCSAEELMQHLGQQFSGQDIEETLRELIALEVVSDGSPLTPEIALKQVERSALNTVVLNVNTGCNLSCTYCYKEDLDKPSSGRKMNSATAEASVEMLLKESPDEARYSVVFFGGEPLSNRALIEHMVAYCERRFAEAGKQVEFIMTTNATLLTEEIVDWLDAHRFGLSVSIDGPKTVHDRNRITVGGQGTYDVVRRKADMLLSRYRSRPVGARVTLTRGITDVETIWHHLFNELGFAEVGFAPVTSGDMADFNLTGEELVQVFANMKALGRRYLEAALEHRNIGFSNLHQLITDIHEGHKKALPCGAGLKMLAVDHEGELNLCHRFTGSSLPTFGNVHQGVKQAQLNDFLSQRLDRSGTGCDSCRIRNLCSGGCYHESYARYGDPQHPTYHYCELMRDWVDFGIEVYSRIMAHNPAFIDRYITPRKAH, encoded by the coding sequence ATGGGCGCACTACTGAACCTGGTCGAACGCAACCTGCATGAAGTGCAGGTGGATGCCGACCGCATGCTGTTCCATATCCCCAGCAGTTCGCTGTTCGCCGCCGACGCGGTGACCGGCGGCATCATCGACACCCTGCGTCGCCAGGGCTGCTCCGCCGAGGAGTTGATGCAACACCTCGGCCAGCAGTTCAGCGGACAGGACATCGAGGAAACCCTGCGCGAGCTGATCGCCCTGGAGGTGGTCAGCGACGGCTCGCCGCTGACGCCGGAGATCGCGCTCAAACAGGTCGAGCGCAGCGCATTGAACACCGTGGTGCTCAACGTCAACACCGGCTGCAACCTGAGCTGCACCTACTGCTACAAGGAAGACCTCGACAAGCCTTCGTCCGGCCGCAAGATGAACAGTGCCACCGCCGAGGCCTCGGTGGAGATGCTGCTCAAGGAGTCACCCGACGAAGCGCGCTACAGCGTGGTGTTCTTCGGCGGCGAGCCGTTGTCCAACCGGGCGCTGATCGAGCACATGGTCGCCTACTGCGAGCGGCGCTTCGCCGAGGCCGGCAAGCAGGTCGAGTTCATCATGACCACCAACGCCACGCTGCTCACCGAGGAGATCGTCGACTGGCTCGACGCCCATCGTTTTGGCTTGTCCGTCAGCATCGACGGGCCGAAGACCGTGCACGACCGCAACCGCATCACCGTGGGCGGGCAGGGCACCTACGACGTGGTGCGGCGCAAGGCCGACATGCTGCTGTCGCGCTACCGCAGCCGGCCGGTGGGCGCGCGGGTGACCCTGACCCGCGGCATCACCGATGTCGAGACCATCTGGCACCATCTGTTCAACGAACTGGGCTTCGCGGAGGTGGGTTTCGCCCCGGTGACTTCCGGCGACATGGCCGACTTCAACCTCACCGGCGAGGAACTGGTGCAGGTGTTCGCCAACATGAAGGCCCTGGGGCGGCGTTACCTGGAGGCGGCACTTGAACACCGCAATATAGGTTTCTCCAACCTGCACCAGCTGATCACCGACATCCACGAAGGCCACAAGAAAGCCCTGCCGTGCGGCGCGGGCCTGAAGATGCTGGCCGTGGACCACGAAGGCGAGCTGAACCTCTGCCATCGCTTCACCGGCTCCAGCCTGCCGACCTTCGGCAACGTGCACCAGGGCGTGAAGCAAGCGCAGCTCAACGACTTCCTCTCGCAACGCCTGGACCGCAGCGGCACCGGCTGCGACAGCTGCCGCATCCGCAACCTGTGTTCCGGTGGCTGCTACCACGAGAGCTACGCCCGCTACGGCGACCCGCAGCACCCGACCTACCACTACTGCGAGCTGATGCGTGACTGGGTCGATTTCGGCATCGAGGTCTACAGCCGCATCATGGCCCATAACCCGGCCTTCATCGATCGCTACATCACTCCCCGGAAGGCGCATTGA
- a CDS encoding ornithine cyclodeaminase family protein, whose protein sequence is MLLLNHQDIEQCVDLPGLVRALEDAHRGFSSVPPVVPKRLMITHQREGAFSLFMPALLPEQQTLGIKVSSFHPGNSGQGLSSVNGAVLLIDPETGRLLAMLDSAALTAIRTSAMSALATDKLCPRERLNLTVIGAGAQAAAHVRAMADIRDLGQVRIVSRRLAQSTLLAERLSTELRLPIEAVDSVPMALADADIICTTTSHTSPTPLVTSQMLKPLVHINAVGGSTLAACEIDPYVLADALVHVDHLDSARHESAEIAQALALSVISECEIRQISTLVIDQPAPPKQKSGWSYFRSVGHASQDMVVANRIYEIARARGIGRYCDYFNNPDMSIEWC, encoded by the coding sequence ATGCTGCTGCTTAATCATCAGGACATCGAACAATGTGTCGATCTGCCAGGGCTTGTCCGAGCGCTGGAAGACGCCCATCGAGGGTTTTCATCAGTCCCTCCGGTGGTTCCGAAACGGCTGATGATCACTCATCAACGCGAGGGCGCATTCTCCCTGTTCATGCCGGCTTTGTTACCTGAACAACAAACCTTGGGCATCAAAGTGTCGTCGTTTCATCCCGGTAACAGTGGGCAGGGGTTGTCGTCTGTCAATGGCGCGGTATTGCTAATCGATCCAGAGACCGGAAGGCTGCTGGCAATGTTGGACAGTGCAGCCCTGACCGCTATCCGCACCAGTGCGATGAGTGCGCTGGCAACCGACAAATTGTGCCCGCGCGAACGGCTCAACCTTACAGTCATCGGTGCCGGAGCCCAGGCTGCGGCACATGTGAGGGCTATGGCTGACATTCGAGACCTGGGGCAGGTGCGGATCGTCTCACGACGCCTGGCACAGAGCACCTTGCTGGCCGAACGGTTGTCCACCGAGCTTCGCTTGCCTATCGAAGCGGTTGATAGTGTACCTATGGCATTGGCCGATGCGGACATCATCTGCACGACCACCTCCCACACCAGCCCGACCCCGCTGGTCACTTCGCAAATGCTCAAACCGCTCGTGCATATCAACGCTGTAGGTGGTAGCACGCTTGCCGCGTGCGAGATCGATCCCTACGTGCTGGCCGATGCCCTGGTTCATGTCGACCATCTGGACTCGGCTCGCCATGAATCCGCAGAGATAGCCCAGGCGTTGGCGTTGTCGGTGATCAGCGAGTGCGAGATTCGTCAGATCAGCACCTTGGTCATCGACCAGCCTGCCCCCCCTAAGCAGAAGTCAGGCTGGAGTTACTTCCGCAGCGTAGGGCATGCCAGTCAGGACATGGTGGTCGCCAACCGCATCTATGAGATCGCCAGGGCAAGAGGAATAGGTCGGTACTGCGATTATTTCAACAATCCAGACATGTCCATCGAGTGGTGCTGA
- a CDS encoding MaoC family dehydratase, with amino-acid sequence METMIAAHEQIGAKRYRESYGLHYEEFVVGDVFEHRPGRMVTELDNIWQSLVNMNNHPAHIDGAYAQRTEFEKLLVNSSITLSIVSGMTVATMSARAIANLGWDEIRLPNPVFVGDTLYAESEVVSKRESRSRPTQGIVTIKVIGRKQSGIPVITYLRTFLVPKKGHSQDYPLG; translated from the coding sequence ATGGAAACCATGATTGCGGCGCATGAACAGATCGGCGCCAAGCGCTACCGCGAATCCTACGGCCTGCATTACGAAGAGTTCGTGGTTGGCGACGTCTTTGAACATCGACCGGGACGCATGGTTACGGAGCTGGATAACATCTGGCAGTCACTGGTCAACATGAACAATCACCCCGCGCACATCGATGGAGCCTACGCGCAGCGTACGGAATTCGAAAAGCTGCTGGTCAACAGTTCCATCACCTTGTCGATCGTCAGCGGCATGACGGTAGCGACGATGAGTGCACGGGCCATTGCCAACCTGGGTTGGGATGAAATACGTCTGCCAAACCCGGTCTTTGTCGGCGACACCCTTTACGCCGAGAGTGAGGTCGTCTCCAAGCGAGAGTCGCGCTCAAGGCCCACCCAGGGCATCGTCACCATCAAGGTCATTGGTCGCAAACAAAGCGGGATACCAGTGATCACCTACCTACGAACCTTCCTGGTACCCAAGAAAGGGCACTCCCAGGATTACCCTCTCGGTTAG
- the qhpC gene encoding quinohemoprotein amine dehydrogenase subunit gamma: MKHLKPLNNKARILEQAAAEDRVDEVLAMSAVAGCTATTDPGWEVDAFGGVSSLCQPMEADLYGCSDPCWWPAQVPDMMSTYQDWNAQASNSQEDWRNLGTVFPKDK; this comes from the coding sequence ATGAAGCACCTCAAACCGCTGAACAACAAGGCGCGCATCCTCGAGCAGGCCGCCGCCGAAGACCGCGTCGACGAAGTGCTGGCCATGAGCGCCGTGGCCGGCTGCACCGCCACCACCGACCCGGGCTGGGAGGTGGATGCCTTCGGTGGCGTCAGTTCGCTGTGCCAGCCGATGGAAGCCGACCTGTACGGCTGCTCCGACCCCTGCTGGTGGCCGGCCCAGGTGCCGGACATGATGAGCACCTACCAGGACTGGAACGCCCAGGCGAGCAACTCCCAGGAAGACTGGCGCAACCTGGGCACCGTATTCCCGAAAGACAAGTAG
- a CDS encoding HpcH/HpaI aldolase/citrate lyase family protein, with the protein MTMTHPVPRSLLYCSALHPEQYAKSALTDVMVIDLEDGVPHGQKAQARACVEQFYRSHVPQRTALRINPLRDSEGLRDLLLIQSLEQRPEFIVMAMTEAAAEIEVVRANLCRDGRSPKILVTVETPACMRGIYEIASTADGLIFGSADYAASLGVPIGGWSNILHARGNIVAAASMARIPAFDTAYFHLDDEEGLMKECLDTLELGFSGKTAIHPKQIATINTVFTPSAEAYEQALAVVHAAQHSGDKITRLKNLMVGPPFVKQARKVIQRAQELGL; encoded by the coding sequence ATGACGATGACACACCCTGTACCGAGAAGCCTGCTGTACTGTTCCGCACTCCATCCCGAGCAGTACGCAAAGAGTGCTTTGACAGATGTCATGGTAATCGATCTGGAGGACGGCGTTCCCCATGGGCAGAAAGCCCAGGCACGGGCATGTGTCGAGCAGTTCTATCGCTCGCACGTGCCGCAACGAACGGCGCTGCGCATCAATCCGTTGCGTGACAGCGAAGGGTTGCGCGACCTCTTGCTCATCCAGTCGCTCGAGCAGCGGCCTGAATTCATCGTGATGGCCATGACCGAAGCCGCTGCCGAGATCGAAGTGGTGCGGGCTAACCTGTGCCGTGACGGAAGAAGCCCGAAAATCCTGGTCACGGTGGAAACACCGGCCTGCATGCGGGGCATCTATGAGATCGCGTCCACAGCCGACGGGTTAATCTTTGGGTCTGCCGACTACGCTGCCAGCCTCGGCGTGCCTATTGGCGGCTGGAGCAACATCCTGCATGCACGGGGAAACATCGTTGCAGCGGCGAGCATGGCACGCATTCCCGCGTTCGACACGGCCTATTTCCATCTGGATGACGAAGAGGGGTTGATGAAGGAATGCCTGGACACTCTTGAATTAGGGTTCAGCGGCAAGACCGCCATCCACCCCAAACAGATAGCCACCATCAATACCGTTTTCACTCCCTCTGCCGAAGCCTACGAACAAGCCTTGGCGGTGGTGCATGCGGCACAGCACAGTGGCGACAAGATCACCCGGTTGAAAAATCTCATGGTTGGTCCACCGTTCGTGAAGCAAGCCAGGAAGGTGATTCAGCGTGCCCAAGAGCTGGGCCTCTAA
- a CDS encoding aminotransferase class I/II-fold pyridoxal phosphate-dependent enzyme, with protein MPDLKNQYINTARTVEIGNPSWQLAQNSGLTDLSVKHVEHSRMMDQNEHTFMNMCSCSYLGLEIDPRLARRAADYVLQSGTVNLPTSRIRIRLRELDELEQAMSAHFKCSAFTATSCSAGIVASLPLLAAGIFTDGQRPFMIFDKHAHFALNQVKAVCGDETQVVTCNHNDVEFIEDMCKRHALVAYVADGAYSMGGSAPIERLLQLQDRYGLFLYFDDSHSLSAYGNRGEGYIRTFMPELNPRTMLVYSLAKAFGANGGGIFMSERANYQQVFRRFGGPMSYSQYVNPATIGASMASLEIHQSPELSALQKKLNANIQLFDSLFPTEHAGSGLPIRVIPLDSPDMAVGVSEGVFKRGYYTSAVFFPIVARNKSGLRVMMRADMSHDDIRDFCAAVRAEVELARQGLPVAHG; from the coding sequence ATGCCTGACCTGAAGAACCAATACATCAACACTGCCAGAACGGTCGAAATTGGTAACCCTTCCTGGCAACTTGCGCAAAATTCCGGTCTGACTGACTTAAGCGTCAAGCATGTAGAGCATAGTCGCATGATGGATCAGAACGAGCACACGTTCATGAACATGTGCTCTTGTTCCTACCTCGGGTTGGAAATCGATCCGCGTCTGGCCCGGCGCGCGGCAGATTATGTGCTGCAAAGCGGCACCGTCAACCTGCCGACCTCACGCATCCGGATCCGCCTGAGGGAATTGGATGAACTGGAACAAGCAATGTCCGCTCATTTCAAGTGCAGCGCCTTTACCGCGACATCATGCAGCGCCGGGATTGTCGCCTCGTTACCCTTGCTGGCAGCCGGTATTTTTACCGACGGACAGCGCCCGTTCATGATTTTTGACAAACACGCGCATTTTGCCCTGAACCAGGTCAAGGCTGTTTGCGGGGATGAAACTCAAGTTGTCACCTGCAACCATAATGATGTCGAGTTCATTGAAGACATGTGCAAGCGCCACGCGTTGGTCGCTTATGTCGCTGACGGTGCCTACAGTATGGGCGGCAGCGCACCTATCGAGCGTCTTCTGCAACTACAGGATAGGTACGGTCTGTTTCTCTACTTCGACGACTCACACTCACTGAGTGCCTATGGTAATCGGGGTGAGGGTTACATCCGCACCTTCATGCCGGAGCTCAATCCACGGACGATGCTGGTGTACTCCTTGGCCAAGGCTTTCGGGGCCAACGGTGGCGGGATATTCATGTCCGAGCGCGCCAATTATCAGCAAGTATTCCGTCGCTTCGGTGGGCCGATGTCCTATTCACAATATGTCAATCCCGCCACCATCGGCGCCTCAATGGCTTCGCTGGAGATTCATCAGTCACCCGAACTGAGTGCACTGCAGAAGAAACTCAACGCCAATATCCAGCTGTTCGACAGTTTGTTCCCCACCGAACATGCCGGCTCCGGCTTGCCGATCCGCGTCATCCCGCTGGACAGCCCTGATATGGCGGTCGGCGTCTCCGAGGGCGTGTTCAAGCGCGGCTATTACACCTCGGCTGTTTTCTTCCCTATTGTCGCCAGGAACAAGTCAGGGCTGCGTGTGATGATGCGTGCCGACATGTCACATGACGATATCCGTGATTTCTGCGCCGCAGTTCGCGCCGAGGTTGAGCTGGCCCGTCAGGGCCTTCCGGTTGCCCATGGTTGA
- a CDS encoding NAD(P)-dependent oxidoreductase, protein MNILLIDSPRVNYVDTGEYPEGSTQQGHTLEVTSNPSDEQLARADGIIAFHAVVVDAALVARMHRCRVLVKATIGLDDVDIEALSAKGILCSNIGSVGAQEVAEHALALILMAQRKLLDFARHTREGGWSWRDHSGSMKSCSDTVLGLVGYGATGQALARRASVLGYRLCFYDPRIEECPQGLAQRVTLEALLKQADVISLHLPLTPQSLHLMNDARFAQVKRGATLVNTARGGIIDSQSLLRALQSGAVSMALLDVVQEEPAVPSALSEHERVLMTPHAAFYSERSLAELKRNALQTMLALLRGDKVKTLVNLDCVIQEANRYA, encoded by the coding sequence ATGAATATATTGCTGATAGATTCCCCGAGAGTGAACTACGTTGATACCGGAGAATACCCCGAAGGGTCGACACAACAGGGCCACACCCTGGAGGTCACCTCGAACCCTTCGGACGAACAATTGGCGCGTGCCGACGGGATTATCGCCTTTCACGCGGTGGTCGTCGACGCCGCCCTGGTAGCCAGGATGCACCGCTGCCGAGTGCTGGTGAAGGCAACCATTGGCCTCGATGATGTTGACATCGAGGCCCTCAGCGCAAAAGGCATCCTCTGCTCGAACATCGGCTCGGTAGGCGCGCAAGAGGTCGCGGAACATGCCCTGGCGCTGATCCTGATGGCTCAGCGCAAGCTGCTGGATTTTGCCCGACATACCCGTGAGGGCGGCTGGAGTTGGCGTGACCATTCCGGCTCGATGAAGTCCTGCAGCGATACCGTGCTGGGGCTGGTTGGCTATGGTGCAACCGGTCAAGCCTTAGCCCGCAGGGCGTCAGTGCTCGGCTATCGACTGTGTTTCTACGACCCGAGGATCGAGGAGTGCCCCCAAGGGTTGGCGCAGCGAGTAACGCTGGAGGCGTTGCTCAAACAGGCCGATGTGATATCCCTGCACCTGCCTCTCACCCCCCAGAGCCTGCACCTGATGAACGATGCTCGCTTTGCGCAGGTCAAGCGTGGGGCAACACTGGTGAATACGGCGCGCGGCGGCATCATTGACTCCCAGTCCTTGCTGCGCGCCCTACAGTCTGGGGCGGTATCGATGGCATTACTGGATGTGGTGCAGGAGGAGCCCGCTGTACCCAGTGCACTGAGCGAGCATGAACGGGTGCTGATGACACCTCACGCAGCCTTCTATAGCGAACGCTCACTGGCAGAATTGAAGCGCAATGCGCTTCAGACAATGCTGGCATTGCTACGGGGGGACAAGGTCAAGACCTTGGTCAACCTCGATTGCGTCATCCAGGAGGCGAACAGATATGCCTGA